The Akkermansia sp. N21116 genome includes a region encoding these proteins:
- a CDS encoding DUF5009 domain-containing protein yields MSSSIPLSDRKLHAGMNDKNTQQTSSQQRLLSLDALRGLDMMCIIGLDAIVHALAPVFHGASAMTTLATQFRHCHWEGIHAYDLIFPLFLFISGISMAFSIRKMHQNGASRKKASWHLIKRALILACLGIIVNGPLELPCSDWRFASVLGLIGIAGACAGLLALWVKKIPWLAGILAGILVLIGCLQLNIGTLDREGSINAIIDRAILPGSLHGGVMDPEGILCIVSAIAVALGGYLVGNFLVNSSAKPGKKAWSLLGAGAVCLIAGYAMHWSFYPAIKSIWSSSFDLIASGWSLLAFATAYFLFDILKWHKLAYPFKVVGMNALFIYLAQSLVNFNSIANHLFIGIADIWPAMKWPILSLATFLIKWLILAWMDKRKIYIKI; encoded by the coding sequence ATGTCCTCCTCTATTCCGCTCTCCGATAGAAAACTCCACGCCGGCATGAACGACAAAAATACGCAACAGACATCCAGTCAACAACGTCTTCTTTCACTAGATGCCTTACGCGGACTCGACATGATGTGCATCATCGGTCTGGACGCCATTGTGCACGCATTGGCCCCCGTTTTTCACGGAGCCTCCGCCATGACTACATTGGCTACGCAATTCCGGCACTGCCACTGGGAGGGTATCCATGCCTACGACCTGATTTTCCCACTATTCCTATTCATATCCGGCATCTCCATGGCCTTCTCCATCCGGAAAATGCACCAAAACGGAGCCTCGCGAAAAAAGGCCTCATGGCACCTCATCAAACGTGCCCTCATCCTGGCCTGTCTCGGCATCATCGTCAACGGTCCTCTTGAACTTCCCTGTTCAGACTGGAGATTTGCCTCCGTCCTCGGCCTCATCGGCATTGCCGGAGCATGCGCCGGACTCCTTGCCCTGTGGGTGAAAAAAATACCGTGGCTTGCAGGCATTCTCGCCGGCATCCTCGTCCTCATCGGTTGCCTCCAACTCAACATAGGCACCCTTGACCGCGAAGGAAGCATCAACGCCATCATCGACCGGGCTATTCTTCCCGGCTCCCTCCACGGCGGAGTCATGGATCCCGAAGGCATCCTGTGCATTGTCTCCGCCATCGCCGTAGCCCTGGGTGGCTACCTCGTAGGCAACTTCCTGGTCAACTCCTCAGCAAAGCCCGGTAAGAAAGCATGGAGCCTCCTCGGAGCCGGAGCCGTCTGCCTGATCGCCGGTTACGCCATGCATTGGAGCTTCTACCCGGCGATCAAATCCATCTGGTCTTCCAGCTTCGACCTAATCGCCAGCGGCTGGAGCCTTCTTGCCTTCGCCACAGCCTATTTCCTCTTCGACATCCTGAAATGGCACAAACTAGCCTACCCCTTCAAAGTCGTCGGCATGAACGCCCTCTTCATCTACCTGGCCCAGTCTCTTGTCAACTTCAACTCCATCGCCAACCATCTATTCATCGGCATTGCCGATATCTGGCCCGCAATGAAATGGCCCATCCTCTCTCTCGCCACCTTCCTCATCAAGTGGCTCATTCTCGCCTGGATGGACAAAAGGAA